AGCATcatttaggaagctgccttataccggtccattttagcccagtattgtcgacactgactggcagcagcagctctccagggtttcaggcaggagtttttccagccctacctggagatgctggggattgaacctgggaccttctgcataccaaGTGGGGGCTCTACTGTACAAGCTACGCCACATCCCTCATGAACTAAGAGGGGTGGACCTGGAAGGAAGTCCGGTCTGTAGCCCAAATCCTGCCCGCTTTTCTAAAATGCCAAGAGATCTATTTGTTGCTAAATGTCTTTTGTTCCCTACCGGGaaaaggagggagaagagaatcGGGGTGATTCCAGACAAGACATTTACTGTGCaattgtcctgccttgttcagaGGATTTTACAGTGGGGCCAGACGACGAGGTCTCACATTTATAACCTTCCCATGCTTTCCACCATTTTGCTAGCAAAAGGTCCCGGGTTTgaccccccagcatctccaggtaagcctgggggggaaaaaaaccctgcctgaaaccccagagagccactgcccgTTTTTTAGTGAGTTTTGTTGTCGTTTAGATCAAAGCCAAACGATGGTAGAAGCCGCCCCTGAGCTGTggcgagggcggggggggggcataaagAAATGGCCGGAGCAACACCAGCGGCAGGGGGATGAATTCCGAAGTGCGAGCGCTCGTTACAGCGGTCCACAACGGCAGGCAGCGGTGTGGATCCATAGCAACAAAGCCATTCTAGCGGCGGTGATCtgctaggagcaggtcttttgtaaagcaaatggctgaattgcccattcaagccGCCCCAAAAGGCTTTGCGTTACAACAGGGGGACAAGGCGTTGACGCTGGGAAAGTTCCCTTCCTTGCAGCTAGCTACTGAGAGGGTTGCAAGTTTAAGCTTGGAGGGAACAGGGATTtctaaggggtgggggtgggggtgggcggatgacatcagcatccctgctaataaaaacacGTGCTGGTGCTGCTTTCTTGCAAGCCCTGGGTCCGCTGTGCCACTGAGCGACAGGCCTTTGCCCAGTCAGTTCCCCACCCAGCACGGACGCCTGCTTGCACGTGGACCATAGCTGGACCGGGGCAAATGGGTTTGGCCTATATATGGGTGCTCTCCATGACGAATGCACCCATGTGCCCTCTGCACCAAAGATGCCTACATCTTCGGAGCCATTTGGGGGCAGATACCGGAGGCTTGAGGCGCCGGCACATCCCTCTCTTCATGCCCAAGCGATACCTCACCTGTCAGCTTCCTCAGCAGTGATTTTCTTCTCGGCAGCCTCCAGGGTGGACGCCAAAGACGAGTTGGTTTGCTCCAGTCTGTGCTGCGCCAGGATCGTGTCTGCAGATGTGTTCAGGGGCCTCATTGAAAGGGGCACCCCAAAGCTCAAGGCCGGCTTGCTGCCTAGCCCTAGCTTCACGGCGTAGGGGCCTGTCGCCTCTGGCCCCGTCTCTGCCGTGGCCCAGGGGGCAACTGTGTTGCGGGAGTTCTGGAGGACTTGTTGGTAGATGGTCTTTGGTCCAGAAAATACCAGCTTGGTCGAAGCGACGGACGTGTGCTTGGCCAGCGGGTCTGAAAGGAGAGATCGGGGCTCAGTGTCCTGCCTGATGCTGGCCAGTCTGCAACGTGTCCCATAGAGTGAGGCGAGCACAGCTTCCCCAACATGCCACCGGCCTGTAACGGCAGGCTTCCCTGCCTTCGACATCGTAGGCCTCTTCCCCATTCCCCAAGAGAGAAATCACAAAGTCTGTCTCGGATTCCCACAGCTCACTTGGGAGTACAGTGGCCCCTGCCAGGCTACGGATGCAGCCCCATCCCATGGATTAAGGGAGGGTCAAGGCCATTTGTCTGCAGGCTGTGGAAGGAAGAGttaggggaggcccttctcttatttttgcatttctctaCAGCAGGGGTTTTGAACCTCAGGCTCGTGGGccacatgtggtcctccagaattCACCCTCTGGCCACaccctcttcccctggcccctccccctttccctcgaCCACCAGTTGTCCGgctccccagcttttgtgcagttctcccCATTCGTGCGGGATGAAAATCCTCTCCTAAGGCAGTAACCTAAATCCTCTCCTAAGTTTTGCCCTGGCCCCTTTCGCCTTCACAGTCTCCTGCCCTGCTGGGGCTGGAAAAGCCGtctgttctctttctctccctcagaGGGAGACCAGAGCGGCCCTTGCAAAAGCCCTTCCTGCatcatctccccaccctccctgctGTGGCCTGCCAACCCAGTCCGATCTCCCCGTCTGTCGACCTGCATCGCTCTTCCACCCACCTGAAGGCACTCAAAGCGGCGCTCACCCAGTTCTTTCCCAGCTCTAATGGGCTGCACGGGGAGCGTCTGGAATAGCCTTgcatggcctccctccctcccgtcccTGCCAGAAAGGTGGGCTCAAGGCCAGCACGCCGGCACCTTTTGCCCTTTGAGGGGGGGAGACTTAGAATGTTTCCGACTCCAGCAAAGAGGCCAAATTCTGCCACTTCTCTGCTTGCCCACAGGCAACCGCTAGTCTCCCAGCCAAGCGACACAGCCTGCAGCTTTGCCCATTGCCTACCAGTCGCTGTAGCTGCCGTCTTCTGCTGGACCAATCCCCCGTGCCTCTCCATCTGCAGTGGTACTGGGTTGGCTGGTTTCAAAGAGACTGGCGGCTTCTTGATCCCCCTCTCCAGAGACAGGATGCTTTTCTCTATCTCTGCGATCTGGAACTCCATGCTGTTGTCCTCCAAAGCATCCCCAGCGGGCAGTGGCGGCTCCAGCACGTGCAGCGAAGGCCCACTGATGCTTACTGTCTGCGCCTGGGCGTATTGTGGGGCCGGGGCTGTCGCGGCTGGGCCGGGGGGCGCCGCCACCCCAAAGGCTTTCAGCACCTTCTGGAGGGGCTCCCGCTCTTTGCACCTGGGCCTCCTTTTGACTGTGTCGGATTCTGTCAGATTGAACTCCAAGGCAGAGCTCTCTTGGGCTGGGAGCCCCGGTTGCTCTTCCCCACTGGGCTGAGCTTGGGGGGAGTCCGAGTCTGGCGCGGGGGCGTCGGCCTTGAGCTGCCCAACAGGCTTGGGCCGCTGCTTGATGGTCAGGTTGCCTTCTTCTGCAAAGGGAATGCACTCGCTGGAGCTGTTCTGGGAAGAGCAAGGGGACTTGGTCCCGTCGTCCCGCCCGCTCGGCGCCTCGTCCTCCGTGTCTGATCGGACGTCCTCGTGGCCGTGCCGCAAGGCCTCCGTCATGGTGACCGCAGATTCGCTAAACGTTCGTCTCCTGGGGAGGTTGCTTTCGAAGGCATGGCTCCTGCCGCTTGCGGCTTCGGCGCTGCTGGGCTCCCCTCCTGGAACGGAGTTGCGTGAGCAGGTTCTGCTGGCCCCACCCTGAGCCGAACCTGAGGACGTTGAGGACTGGAGCGGCCGGGCTGGGCTCCCGTTGGGGAGAGGCCCGTCAAGCGTGGCTGGCGCGTTTCTCACAGGGCCCCCCTGATCGAGAGCGTGATCTCCTCCCTCCTGGGCTGGCGAGGGCCCTTTCTGCACCACTAGGCCCTGCTCGTACTCCGCATCGACAGCCTGAGCGCTGGAGACAGAGCTGAGGCGCttgggcggcgggggcggcggacCTTTCCTCCTGGCCCGGATGGCAAAGGACTGACTGCGCAAGACCTTAGCGTCCGATGGCGGCTGCATCCGCGGCACCTGGCTCCGCCCCGGCCGCCTGGTGAGGGTGGCGTACGAGCCCACCGAGCTACTGGGAGGCAGCTCCTCCTCTTCCGTCTCCCCGTCGGACAGGGCGTAGCGGTTCAAGCTGTGTGAGCGCTTTTTGTGCTTGAAGACCTCGCCGCCGTGTGGCTCGGCCCCAGGCCTTGGGGGCCCATGGGGCAGCTCCGTGGGGCCGCAGTGGGAATGGAGGTAGGAGAAGGCTTTCTGGGCTGTTGACTGCAGGAGGCTCCTCTGGGCGGAGAAGTGAGCTGGGGCCTTAGCCTGCTGAGGCACAGGAGGGGGAGATGGCTGGGACTTCAGTGACACGTGGGGGTACATGAAGACATATGGGGCTGTCCCCCTGCTGGCCATGTGGGGGGAAGTGCAGGGAGATGTGGCCGGCGCTGGGCTTGGCGCCTCCAGTGGAGCCGGCTGGGGAAGGAAGTCCCCTTTCATAGCGCTGGGCCTTTGGTACTGATCCATGCCCTCGGGCAGATTCCTCTCCCTCAGGGGGCTTCCTGTGCAACTGTTCGAATAGCAGTTGACGCCGTCTGGACTGCTGAGCTGGGGAATGAATTTCCCATAGCTATCCAGGCCGGGCCGACCCTGGGGGACGGCGGTGTTTTCCACGAGGCGGGGCTGGGTGGAAGAGCgtccgccgccgctgctgctcccgctgctgctgccgccgctgcccaggCTTTCCTGCGAATGGCTGGAGGTGGTGCTTTGGGACAGCATGTTCTCCTGGGAGTGCCCCGAGCCCCTGGACCGGACCCCGATGCTCTCTTGGCTTCGTGACATGCCTTGGGTGTTCTTGATGGTCAGCGTCTCCTGGCAGCTGTTGGACATGGCCGTCTGGAGCTCGTAGCTGAGTTCGCTGTCCTGGAAAGTGGTCAacttgggggtgaggggagagtggCACTCCCCGTTCTCCACCGCCTCTATGGTGACGATATCCAAGGCGCCAGGGATCTTGCGCCTCAGAGTGCTGGTGTCAGCCTGGCTCAGGCTCTTGCGCAGGTCCGCCAGCTTCTTGACAGCCAGCATGATCTTCTTTTGGTGGCCTGCAGGTGGCACAAGAGAAGCAAAAACCGAGctcagggattgtgggaggggAGCCTTATCGCTCTATCCCAAAGCATTAGCCAGGGGGACCATGGCCGCCTGTCTCATCCCACGCCAGCCCTCGTTCATCCAGGCCGTCACATACACCTTAGACGAAAGGAGCAGGCCCTCTTTTTGgtagtaaaaaatagccaaaggcaagggcagaaccaggtaatcttctacaataatattattagtaaaagttttattgaagtgccaggtgcctatgcgtttcgaacgcagttgcgttcttcctcagggctttataacgttcgtgcagttgtctgcacgaacgttataaagccctgaggaagaacgcaactgcgttcgaaacgcataggcacctggcactttaataaaacttttactaataatattattgtagaagattacctcgttccgcccttgcctttggctattttttactcccctacggggttttccttgtttTCACACCTCTTTTTGTTATACAGGCATTAACCTGATATAGCACTGAATAGGAGAACCACAGAAGGTCCATGTCCACAGCGAGCCAGTGGGGTGTAGGGATTAGAGAGTTGGattggggagacccgggttcaaacccccacttggctatgaagatGGCTAAGTGGCCATCTCTTACTCTAATCTACAGGGCTATCATGaggataaaaatgtgtgtgtgtgtgtgtgtgtgtgtgagagagagagagagagagagagagagagagagagagagaacaccacaTATAccaccttgaactccttggaggagagttgggatataaatgtaatagatcattttttaaaaaaagtagtatgATCAAGAAACCCAAATTCTACATTTATAACTAATTGCGCAAACTGCAAGCTTGTCAGCTTGTTTTATCTTTTAGAACTTCATCATGGACCAGCTTTATTTGTATCCAGGGTCTTCCTTTTCCAGTGCCCAAAGGGACCTGTGTGTGATACATGACCCACAATAAGATCTTTTTCCTGCATCTCTTTGAATGACTTGTTCTCTGGAAcctttaagatttatttattccttGTTTTGCAGACCACGTTTTCTGAAATTCTGGACAAGGCAATGGGAGAAGTGCTGAATGAAGCAGGGGAAAGAGGGAtttgcaggaggagggagggagggagggaggggctggctGGACCAGGGGAGGAAAGACACTGGACTGTCTGTTTGAAGTAGGTCTCTGGTTGTGTGCCCCTGATAACTTCTAAGTGTGGCTGGCCGGGGAGAGAGCCAATCGGCATTTTTGGACAATGCTCACGGATGGGGGCTCTCTTCCCCCTGCCAAAACAGGCATCCAATTACCCTGGGAATTTGGTTCAGAGCCAAATACCACACTAATTGTTGCCTCCAAAGAAGGGGGCAAGAtacccccctttctccccctcttcgTAAGGGCTGCCTTTGGCAGGGAGCCAGTCTAAAGTTGACGGGGAGGCCTAGCTGGCTAACATGGGAAAAAGTCCTTCCTCATCAAATCAGACTATgaaagaaggtgggaaggaaaCGCTCCAGGGAAGCGCTGGGACCTGCTGCCTCCTCTTCTACTGGAGCTCCTGCAGCCTGATCTTttgtggggggaagaaggagggaagaaggatCAAGCTAAACGTTGTTGCTGCCCTGAGGCTGACACACAATCATTCCTCTATGAAACAGGCGGTGGAGAAAGACAGTTTCCAAGCCCCAACTAGAAATCTAGAGCTGCCTTCCTAGCAAAGCAAAGGGGAATGTTGTTGCTGCCCTTGTCAGAGGAAACAAAATGGGAGTGCGggctatatataaaaaagtggtCACTGGTTCTAATAGGGAGTGATCACCAGAACATACAGTATCTTAGTGCCAATCGGCTtgccatgtgcaccagttgctggggaacatgggtgggagagtgctgttgcaccatgtcctgcttgttcatccctgtccaatggctggttggcccctttgtgaacagagtgctggactagatagacccttggtctgatccagcatcagggctcttcttaggttcttatgtcttTAGGATGCAAACACTTCACAAGTTAGACTTCCTCCTCATGTGCAGGTCCAGATAACACTAATTTGGGGGTGATTAATTTCACTATTTCCAATCACTGAAGCCATATTGTGAGAGGGGTGTGAGAGGGCTGGCAGAGATTAATGAAAGACGTGCAGCCCATGAGCTGGAAATGTAGGAGAATGTCCCACAGCGAAAACGTTTTCTAGAGGGGTAGCCACAtttgtttgttgcagcaaaaacaataaagcaactaagactgggttcagacaacacaataaccaatggtggtttaaatagttgacagttggttatttaaccctccatgggttatcatgttgggTAGAAGAAGttgtttttaaccaacggttggttatttgtcTGAAATAACCCATGCAGATAACCAATGCCatacagagttggctatttgaaccactattGGTTGTCGTGTTgcgtggagggcaccgttggtcatttcctcagccaccattggttattacttcagccacagagttgcgaggcaagagcagtcaaagcagtggctgccgctctagtccagctggcaggatagattttcagcagcaatggctgatgggatactagcgggaggactgaggggaggagagagggtgggggatgagtgattCAACGcggcgtggactaatagtcaactcagcgctgatcctaatccacaccatggttgattattatcatgctgTGAGGGGAGTACcctctagataaacaactgttgactaCCTCACTGTTGACTATTCTGTTGTTTGAGcaattgagttgattattaccccaccgtggactattgtgttgtctgaacatagcctATCACATTTATTACAGCATAAGCTTTTTTGGACTGccgttcacttcatcagatgcattaaaTGCTGTCCTGAGTTGCCAGTACATACACATGTGGTTGGGGGTGAGGGAgtaatactgggagttgtaggactttttctctgtctgaacttgaataggactgcacccttaatagatttttttctgGTCAGAAGAAAgatgggagcggggggggggggttgggggaacGGGAGTAGAAGACAACAAACTCTCAGAATGAGGCAAGCAACGTGTCCGGAAGCACCCATCCCTGGACAAAGACTCACCTCAACTGCAGCATCATTGGAACAtatgaacctaagaagagccctgctggatcagaccaagggtccatccagtccagcacgccgttcacacagtggccaagcagttgtCGGCCAGGGACCCCACAATCAGGGCACTCATTCATAAACCGAGCCTTGGCTGCTGAGCTGAGATGCAAGGGAGACTATTATATGAAGCAGAATATCATACGGATGTCGTTTACCCCCAGTCACAGCCCCTGGCATGTCATGTTCGAAAGGAGCGGGCAGAAAGCCAGACATCCCCAGCGCCCCTGTGGCCTGGTTgtctcccctcctttctcctcaCCAAGCTTGTTGACGCCGATCTCCTGCAAGTCCTCCCAGGTCAGGTCAGTCACGATGCTGATGGAGTCGTAGCCGTTGCTCACCAGCTTCTTGTGGTATTGGGGCAGCCCGATGGCACTCAGCCACTCCATCAGGTCATCCTAGAAAAGAGCACAACAGTGATGAGCTCTTAGAAGTGAATCCTTCTGTTGCTGCTATCCACGTCTGTGGTGCCTGGAAGAGCTTAGAACAGGGGTAGCGATCTTCTGTCAGGCCAAGGGCCACGTTCCATTTTGGAGGAAGGGGCCACCGAGCCACAGGCAAATGGCCAAAATAGTCCCCTATCTTTTTTGCTATATCTTtgaagatttataggagccaattTTTGGTAAATAATTACTATTAGATCAAATTTTGGGGCTCAAGGTGGGGGGAGTACTAATAGGTACTTGGAAATCCTTGTACCTGGggcataaattattatttttaaaaatttgcatttttaaaaaaaatctgtataaaaTTCTTGATGAAGACCTTGTGGGTCGAAACAGGTTTGGAATCTATGTTTGTTGTAtgtttgtggaccattctgttcatatcttaagtgtacatatttgctttatgattaaataaatatattttctatggacacaattttatttcaacaggcaTACTTACACCagaatttgatatattgtttctaatcagtttccttaaacctattttcttttcaggtttttttttgggctaagataatactttttaaaaaaatcaaaatagaaaGGTGCCAGAATGAAAGATACCTGGcataaagctcttgctgccagtcactaaagccttaggagaggtatttcaaccttttcaaatggaggcaaatactgcacaaaagctgagagatCACCAAACTCTTAATGGTTGTAGGGAAAGGGTTGAGACTAGGAGAAAGGGGTCTGGATTTGGTCCTTGGGGctgagcttccccacccctgagctagAAAATTATTTGAGTAGGTCTTGGAAGGGACACAGGTCAGAGCATCCATAGGCAGAAAGAATTGGTTTATAAATGCCACCAATCACCTGCAGAGGATTGCATCCAGGGGTGTTGATCCACCAGCAGACATGAGTCATTGGCTAAACAAAAATTTCCTCTTCCCCACAGCCCCGCcctgccccaaatctgctctggatgaTTGGTTGGGGGACTTTCCAAAGCAGATTTGCTGGGAGGACGAGAGGATGGGGAAATCCTGTTGCATaagtggaataatgggctgaagttacaggaagccagattctggctggacatcaggaaaaacttcctgaatgttagagcagtacgacaatggaaccagttacctagggaggttgtgggctctcccactctagaggcattgaagaggcagctggacaaccatctgtcatgtatgctttaaggtggattcctacattgagcagggggttggactcaatggctttataggtcccttccaactctactattctatgattcggctCATATGAGGGTTGGATCCAATCCACAACTTACAACAGCCACTTAAAGTATCCCAAAGTCCCAAATTTAAATCCCATTTCAGTCAACAAGCATCTTGGGCTACCCACTACCTCTCAGCTGAATCTACTTCACAGGATCATTCTGTgggtaaaatggggggaaagctaCGTTTGGTGCCCTGAGCTCATTGTAGACGGGCCAGACATAACAGAAATGTcataatggggaggaggaggaggaagatgaagacGATGAAGAATCATCTCTGGCAGTGAGTGTCAGAGCTATTATTGTGACATGCTCTAGCTGCTCCTGctcatgcaatttggaatggGTGGGGAAAGCCTGGGCAGTGGTCCTGTTAGCAAGACGTAGCATGTGACATTCTATTGATGATGATGTctataataataatggtcttaCATAGagctttaaaaacatttgaagtatAGTCCACAACAACCCTCTGTAGTAGATTACTATCAGCTCCATTTTTCAGATGGGTACCTGAGGAAGGgaaactttgggcctgttcagacaacacactaagccatggttaggccactaacccttttgcagcaagtggttagtgagcatgtttaaaccatggttatgtagccaccatggttaggaatggttcacacgacacactaaggccacagctagacctaaggtttatcctgggatcatccagggttcgcccctgcctgagcactggatcccctgtgtgtcacctagatgaacaggtttgacccctgcacgatccagggataaaccttaggtctagctatggcctaagtcatggttcacacaacatgcctttttatattgcctttttaatgttttaactttatacttgttatattttatggtttttcattgtgcactgcccagagagctttggcggatgggcagtataaaaatgtaataaataaataaagtttagctcaaaacacttaaccaccattgtttagcatgttgtctgaacagggtcagagactTGGTCAAGGTGACACAGCAAGGAGAACTGGGCTTAAATTCAACTCTTCCACATCTAACACTGTGGCCATGTGAGCTATATTTTGGAGCCACACAGCTGTTTGCTGTTTGCTTAAGAACCCCATAAACCTTTCTGTAGCCTCCCGCCAAATATATAAGCCCTGGGGCACACCCTGCTCTGCACACTCACAGGGATGTAACTTGGGAGCCATTCAGCAATGCTGAGCTGTCCAATCTCCGTAGAAATTTTCTTCCTGTGGCCTGGCTTGGTCACTCCAATGGCTGTGAGatcctggggagggggaaaaagtggCACAGGTTTAATATGTTAATTAAACCTGTTAATCTACTcccaggcatatttatttatttatttatttatttattacatttctataccgcccaatagccggagctctctgggcggttcgcataTGCCTGACACTTGGCCTAGAATGAGGAGCTTGGAAACTATATGCAGCGCATGGTCTGCTCCTGGGAAGGGAGAGGCGAGTTCTCCCAAGCTCTAAGTGATGATGAATGTATGATGGCCGGGAAACCAAAAGGCTTGCTCCCCTCCATTTTGCTCAGCACGCACCCACCCTGGCTTTCCTGCCTTACCTCCGGAGTCATACGGCTGATTGTAGGCACATCGTAGCCTGCATTCAGGAAGTTGGCTGTGTAGCACTCCAGCTGGAATTCACACAGCCAGTTGTAAATGGCTTCAGCATCCTGGGGAGGAGAGACCTTTGTGAAAGTGGTGGCGTGGCACGAGAGGGAGTGGGAAGGGCTTATACATCCCCGCAATCGCTTCCAGAGACAGCGATGGAGTGCGTGACTCCACATATCTCACCCCTGTTGCATCCTCCCATATCATCATGCCAGTGGGAGAAATGCAAACATAGGCCCTTCAAGGGTGGTTCCAGTTTCCCAGCCTCAGACATACGTACAACACTCAATTCTAGTACCTTCCCCTCCAGGAGTTGTTCTGGGCGTATATACTGATGGGAGAAGATCCTGTCGCTGGCGTTGCAGTTGGAGAGGTTCTGGTGCGCCAGGGTCCCTGCAAGGGGTCAGAGCAGAGTCAGAGCAGGCCCCAGAGCTTTGGGTGGAAGCAGTCACCCAGGGCACAATCACCCAGGGAGCCCCTGCTGCCCACACAACCTTCGTTTGTCTCAATGGGGCTTGTCTGGGAGCTGCAAACCAGCCATACGGATGGAAATGAACAAAGGCTGCGGCGGCTCTTTCTGATTTGTGCCGTGGAGGAGTTTCATAGGTAAGCCAAAGGTGAACCGCAGGCTTTAGTTAGTTTGTTtaatttctatcccgccctttCTCAAGGGCGAGTACACAATAGTTTGGGGCCGGGTGGCGgagaaaatcacaataaaacagaatATCCAATTTCATGTGTAAATAATGTAGAAATTAAAAATTCCTCTGAATTGCCCTTGCAAGGGGCAACCCAGTCTCTCCTCTTACCTTGCATGGGATTTGTTTGTCCATTGTGAGAATTCGAACCCAGGAGGTGCTGCTGCAGATCCTCACCACCAGGCGAAAGTGGCTGCGTAAACAGGAGCAAAGGCTGGGTCATAAATAGGACAATGTAGCTTTCCTGCACGCTCAGCGTTTTGCACACAGCGTCAGTGAAGCGATTGCAGCTTAATCTTTCTCCCACCTCTCATCTAGTTGAGCACTGAAAGGTACGTTATTTCTAACAACCTTTGCATTTCCATATATGAACACCATCTATCTACCACAGCCTGCCCCAGCCTtgggtcctccaggtgttttggtctacaactcccaggattcttgaaCCATCAGCCATgcagtctggggctgatgggtgttgatgtccaaaacatctggagggcaccatgttagggAGGGCTGATCTTCAGGCAGATTCACGGTGTTAAGAACTTAGAGGAAGCATTGGCCGACTGGGAGGAGATCGTGACATGGCGtgcgtttgggggtggggagcagaaagAGCATGGGGGGAAGTTTTTAGGCAAATAGcatagccccccaccccacccacaccactTACCTTCGCATTCTCAATGAGGATTCCAGTGGTTTGCCCATTGGTGCCTTCAGTACTCTGCCCGCTGCCAGCACTCCTGATGCTGCCAATGCTGCCCTCGCTGCCCACGCTGTTCCGGTCGCCTGCTGTTTAGAAGGAGAGGAGAAATTTCAGCATGGGGGctgcagatggggtgggtggagtggggtggggtgggggtggggaagaaggctgTCCTGTTGCCCAGGGACAACTAGGCAAGCGGGCCAAGTTCAGCGTGGGAGGCGTCTGCTGGTAGTAGCAGCCTATCATGGCCTCTGCTCCAGAGGCCTTGGGTTTTCCTGCAGGCTTTGCCACAGAGCACCTGGGTAGGCTCCCCTGGCTGCCAAGGAATGCCGCTCCATGACTTCTTCCCTGCAGGGACATGCAGTGATGGTGATCCCacctccccccagccccaatgAATCAGGCTGGGAATTGCTCCGCTTTCACAGAAGCATCAAGGCAGAAGGTCCATCTCACGCCAGATCGgacagagggaaagggggaaggaagggacacAGTGACAGCTAGGGAGCAGGTGGGACGGCATGCGGTGG
This window of the Elgaria multicarinata webbii isolate HBS135686 ecotype San Diego chromosome 3, rElgMul1.1.pri, whole genome shotgun sequence genome carries:
- the CASKIN2 gene encoding caskin-2 isoform X5, translating into MKQRCTERRRWCSCCCKVALMLTSATPTTRQPWTLSTSSPPRMPARTSNNYYEASGILKVRALKDFWNLHDPTALNIRAGDVITVLEQHADGRWKGHIHDSQKGTDRVGYFPPSIVEVISKRTGLTLPRMVPLHPCQSLAKGQQVATAATPPGGLQPHTDASPPVLPQASLGLPAACSHLALTRTAPVAESPAGDRNSVGSEGSIGSIRSAGSGQSTEGTNGQTTGILIENAKPLSPGGEDLQQHLLGSNSHNGQTNPMQGTLAHQNLSNCNASDRIFSHQYIRPEQLLEGKDAEAIYNWLCEFQLECYTANFLNAGYDVPTISRMTPEDLTAIGVTKPGHRKKISTEIGQLSIAEWLPSYIPDDLMEWLSAIGLPQYHKKLVSNGYDSISIVTDLTWEDLQEIGVNKLGHQKKIMLAVKKLADLRKSLSQADTSTLRRKIPGALDIVTIEAVENGECHSPLTPKLTTFQDSELSYELQTAMSNSCQETLTIKNTQGMSRSQESIGVRSRGSGHSQENMLSQSTTSSHSQESLGSGGSSSGSSSGGGRSSTQPRLVENTAVPQGRPGLDSYGKFIPQLSSPDGVNCYSNSCTGSPLRERNLPEGMDQYQRPSAMKGDFLPQPAPLEAPSPAPATSPCTSPHMASRGTAPYVFMYPHVSLKSQPSPPPVPQQAKAPAHFSAQRSLLQSTAQKAFSYLHSHCGPTELPHGPPRPGAEPHGGEVFKHKKRSHSLNRYALSDGETEEEELPPSSSVGSYATLTRRPGRSQVPRMQPPSDAKVLRSQSFAIRARRKGPPPPPPKRLSSVSSAQAVDAEYEQGLVVQKGPSPAQEGGDHALDQGGPVRNAPATLDGPLPNGSPARPLQSSTSSGSAQGGASRTCSRNSVPGGEPSSAEAASGRSHAFESNLPRRRTFSESAVTMTEALRHGHEDVRSDTEDEAPSGRDDGTKSPCSSQNSSSECIPFAEEGNLTIKQRPKPVGQLKADAPAPDSDSPQAQPSGEEQPGLPAQESSALEFNLTESDTVKRRPRCKEREPLQKVLKAFGVAAPPGPAATAPAPQYAQAQTVSISGPSLHVLEPPLPAGDALEDNSMEFQIAEIEKSILSLERGIKKPPVSLKPANPVPLQMERHGGLVQQKTAATATDPLAKHTSVASTKLVFSGPKTIYQQVLQNSRNTVAPWATAETGPEATGPYAVKLGLGSKPALSFGVPLSMRPLNTSADTILAQHRLEQTNSSLASTLEAAEKKITAEEADSHYGKAHSAKNILEDISNMFDDLAEQLDAMLD